A single Cannabis sativa cultivar Pink pepper isolate KNU-18-1 chromosome 7, ASM2916894v1, whole genome shotgun sequence DNA region contains:
- the LOC133029184 gene encoding uncharacterized protein LOC133029184, translated as MEAAEIELGPMSSVDIERMVQELAEPGTIDIRDSESTVSARDYLIHTRHAPDIEVEEVEEEWTTPIRESGEEEEEAEGSGTDSVDDSQLNEPFSCEDLVSRVVKSDFTTFVRLNLLRLAFQSPKPSQRAHLPFTNPAIIPTEDVVISIPILRCGVSVPFHPFVAAILRRYDVSPFQLTPNSYRTVLAFYAMYMEYAHRAPSVEEFSYFYDIKSVGLHNGFFCFSKWATSEINGIEGMVSNMGDWKSKWFYIFKVPGIRTDFNRRPSMSHFC; from the coding sequence atggaggctGCGGAGATAGAGCTAGGTCCGATGTCCTCCGTagacatcgagaggatggtaCAGGAGCTCGCTGAACCTGGGACAATCGATATCCGGGATAGCGAATCCACAGTGTCAGCACGCGACTACCTCATCCATACGAGACACGCtcccgacatcgaggtcgaggaggtggaggaggaatGGACTACTCCAATCCGCGAGTCAGgtgaggaagaagaggaagcggaagggagtgggacggACTCAGTCGATGACTCCCAATTGAACGAACCTTTCTCATGCGAAGACCTAGTTTCGAGAGTCGTCAAATCTGACTTCACTACCTTTGTGAGGTTGAATTTGTTGCGACTCGCGTTTCAAAGTCCCAAACCCTCTCAGAGAGCGCATCTTCCGTtcaccaaccctgcgatcatccctacagaggacgtggtcatctcaatacccattcttcgatgtggTGTATCGGTCCCGTTTCATCCTTTCGTCGCAGCGATTCTCAGACGTTATGACGTATCGCCTTTTCAGCTAacacccaacagttatcgcactgttctagcattctatgcgatgtacatggagtacgcccatagggctccgtcagtagaggagtttagttacttctatgacataaagagcgtgggtcttcataatggcttcttttgctttagtaaatgggcgacttctgaaataaacGGTATTGAGGGGATGGTCTCGAACATGGGCGATTGGAAGTCGAAatggttttatatttttaaggttcctgggatcAGGACTGACTTTAATCGTAGACCCAGTATGTCGCATTTTTGTTGA